A window from Actinomycetospora corticicola encodes these proteins:
- a CDS encoding TIGR03618 family F420-dependent PPOX class oxidoreductase: protein MANTATNDRVGREELIEFLRTRHKAIVVTRRGDGGDQTSPVTLGIDADGRLLVSTYPERAKVNNIRKEPRVAMCVLSDDFDGPWVHVEGTAEVLDLPDALDPLCEYFRSISGEHSDWDEYKEAMAKQGKCIIRLTVEHWGPIATGGFPARLNKG from the coding sequence GTGGCGAACACGGCGACGAACGACCGGGTCGGGCGCGAGGAACTGATCGAGTTCCTGCGCACGCGGCACAAGGCCATCGTGGTGACCCGGCGCGGCGACGGCGGTGACCAGACCTCCCCCGTCACGCTCGGGATCGACGCGGACGGCCGCCTGCTCGTCTCGACCTACCCCGAGCGCGCGAAGGTGAACAACATCCGCAAGGAGCCGCGCGTCGCGATGTGCGTGCTCTCCGACGACTTCGACGGCCCGTGGGTGCACGTCGAGGGCACCGCCGAGGTGCTCGACCTGCCCGACGCCCTCGATCCGCTCTGCGAGTACTTCCGCTCCATCTCCGGGGAGCACTCGGACTGGGACGAGTACAAGGAGGCGATGGCGAAGCAGGGCAAGTGCATCATCCGGCTCACCGTCGAGCACTGGGGCCCGATCGCCACCGGGGGCTTCCCCGCGCGGCTGAACAAGGGATAG
- a CDS encoding MarR family winged helix-turn-helix transcriptional regulator, with translation MATTSSDLAASPMGVGERTDPHDPMLPARLRLAVGRLNRRIRVDSGAVLPPLQTSVLVTLEEHEPLRLSELARREAVTPPTMSRVLAALDDAGLLVRTPDPQDARSALVELSADGRAMIERLRTERTAMLAERLERLPEDQREALAAALPALEALVALPSS, from the coding sequence ATGGCAACGACCTCGTCCGACCTCGCGGCCTCCCCGATGGGTGTGGGGGAGCGGACCGATCCGCACGACCCGATGCTCCCCGCGCGGCTCCGGCTCGCCGTCGGCCGGCTCAACCGACGGATCCGCGTCGACTCCGGCGCGGTGCTCCCCCCGCTGCAGACCTCCGTGCTGGTCACCCTGGAGGAGCACGAGCCGCTCCGGCTCTCCGAGCTCGCCCGCCGCGAGGCCGTCACGCCCCCCACGATGAGCCGCGTGCTCGCCGCGCTCGACGACGCCGGGCTGCTCGTCCGCACGCCCGACCCCCAGGACGCCCGCTCCGCGCTCGTGGAGCTCTCGGCGGACGGCCGGGCGATGATCGAGCGGCTCCGCACCGAGCGCACGGCGATGCTGGCCGAGCGTCTCGAGCGGCTGCCGGAGGACCAGCGCGAGGCCCTCGCCGCCGCGCTGCCCGCCCTGGAGGCCCTCGTCGCCCTGCCGTCGTCATAG
- a CDS encoding methyltransferase domain-containing protein gives MADTDLTFPQGFFDRSDARDDAVFYGPPRLVQHIDDAAVATVSAFYDEVGVDGDVLDLMSSWVSHLSTPPRHLTVLGMNTAELRANTWAHERVVHDLNADPRLPFADASFDTVVSTVSVDYLTRPVEVFREVARVLRPGGTFAIAFSNRCFPTKAVRGWLATDDAGHVRIVRDYFTASGAFGEPVDEQRPSAGDPVFTVRATRA, from the coding sequence GTGGCCGATACCGACCTCACGTTCCCCCAGGGTTTCTTCGACCGTTCCGACGCCCGGGACGACGCCGTGTTCTACGGCCCGCCGCGGCTGGTGCAGCACATCGACGACGCCGCCGTCGCGACGGTCAGCGCGTTCTACGACGAGGTGGGGGTGGACGGCGACGTCCTCGACCTCATGTCGTCGTGGGTCTCGCACCTCTCGACGCCGCCCCGGCACCTCACCGTGCTCGGCATGAACACCGCCGAGCTGCGCGCCAACACCTGGGCGCACGAGCGGGTGGTGCACGACCTGAACGCCGACCCCCGCCTGCCCTTCGCCGACGCCTCGTTCGACACCGTGGTCTCCACGGTCTCGGTCGACTACCTCACGCGCCCGGTCGAGGTGTTCCGCGAGGTCGCGCGCGTGCTGCGCCCCGGCGGGACCTTCGCGATCGCGTTCTCCAACCGCTGCTTCCCGACGAAGGCGGTGCGCGGCTGGCTCGCCACGGACGACGCCGGGCACGTCCGCATCGTGCGCGACTACTTCACCGCCTCGGGGGCCTTCGGCGAGCCGGTCGACGAGCAGCGGCCCTCCGCGGGCGACCCGGTGTTCACGGTGCGTGCCACGCGCGCGTGA
- a CDS encoding CNNM domain-containing protein → MNDYVALLAMVGLLLANAFFVGAEFALISARRDRLETMVDAGTGGAATVLRATEHLSMMMAAAQLGITICSLALGSLGEPALAHLLEAVFEPLGVPSALLHPIAFVISLLIVTVLHIVIGEMVPKNIAIAGPERTSVWLVPPLVAFLKVARPIIYLLNWIANHVLKLLGVEPKDERESAFTPSEIAEMLSESRREGLLDASQTRRLTQALNTAERTVADVLIPRERLTVLPSRPTVGALEEAVASTGFSRYPVQAPEAPDAHPRLDSNALQPGTAPVLPERTGVAPSVELDGYLHIKDVLDLEGGPDQVVPVERVRALPRVTVTAPVDEALASMRREGSHLARAVDSDGTTVGVVALEDLIEEYVGTVRDSTHAARTGRT, encoded by the coding sequence GTGAACGACTATGTCGCCCTGCTCGCCATGGTGGGCCTGCTGCTCGCCAACGCCTTCTTCGTCGGCGCCGAGTTCGCGCTGATCTCCGCCCGCCGCGACCGGCTCGAGACGATGGTCGACGCGGGCACCGGCGGCGCCGCCACGGTGCTGCGCGCCACCGAGCACCTCTCGATGATGATGGCCGCCGCCCAGCTCGGGATCACGATCTGCTCCCTGGCACTCGGGTCGCTCGGCGAGCCCGCCCTGGCGCACCTGCTCGAGGCGGTGTTCGAGCCGCTCGGGGTGCCGAGCGCGCTGCTGCACCCGATCGCCTTCGTCATCTCCCTGCTGATCGTCACGGTGCTGCACATCGTCATCGGCGAGATGGTCCCGAAGAACATCGCGATCGCCGGCCCGGAGCGCACCTCGGTGTGGCTGGTGCCGCCGCTCGTGGCGTTCCTCAAGGTCGCCCGGCCGATCATCTACCTGCTCAACTGGATCGCCAACCACGTGCTGAAGCTGCTCGGGGTGGAGCCGAAGGACGAGCGCGAGTCGGCCTTCACGCCGTCGGAGATCGCCGAGATGCTCTCGGAGTCCCGGCGGGAGGGGCTGCTGGACGCCTCGCAGACCCGCCGGCTCACGCAGGCCCTCAACACCGCCGAGCGCACGGTGGCCGACGTCCTCATCCCCCGCGAGCGGCTCACCGTGCTCCCGTCGCGCCCCACGGTGGGCGCGCTGGAGGAGGCGGTGGCGAGCACCGGGTTCTCCCGCTACCCCGTGCAGGCGCCCGAGGCGCCGGACGCCCACCCGCGTCTGGACAGCAACGCGCTCCAGCCCGGCACCGCGCCGGTGCTGCCCGAGCGGACCGGGGTGGCGCCGAGCGTCGAGCTGGACGGCTACCTGCACATCAAGGACGTCCTCGACCTCGAGGGCGGGCCGGACCAGGTGGTCCCGGTCGAGCGGGTGCGGGCGCTGCCGCGGGTGACGGTCACCGCGCCCGTCGACGAGGCGCTGGCCTCCATGCGCCGCGAGGGCTCCCACCTCGCCCGCGCGGTGGACTCGGACGGCACCACGGTGGGGGTCGTCGCGCTGGAGGACCTCATCGAGGAGTACGTCGGGACGGTGCGCGACTCGACCCACGCGGCGCGCACCGGCCGCACCTAA
- a CDS encoding CNNM domain-containing protein, with product MDVLLSVLGLVGVVAVTLGTAVFVAAEFSLTTLERSQVDHHASEVGDRRATAVAKAHRNLSFELSGAQLGITITTLVTGYMAQPAIATLISPVLEDVGLPAGAATGTAAVIALILATALSMVFGELVPKNLAISDPLRTARAVAGVQAAFSKALGWFIGGLNGAANWIVRRLGVEPAEELRSARSPQELGSLVATSAEQGTIDEGTAAVLTRTLRVGERRADELMTPRVRVETLSTDDTVDDLLAAAVRTGYSRFPVVDGDLDDVRGVVHVKQAFAEPRSRRGGQFLRNLMRTAVTVPDSLDGDELLDRLRGTGFQLAVVVDEYGGAAGIVTLEDLVEEIVGDVRDEHDRGETARFRETGDDTWIVSGTLRPDELAEVAGWSFPDSEVYETLAGFLLAELGRIPSVGDTVTHDGWRMDVTRMDRRRIADVRITRPAGADTAADQRETAGITP from the coding sequence GTGGACGTCCTGCTCTCCGTGCTCGGCCTCGTCGGGGTCGTCGCGGTCACCCTCGGCACGGCGGTGTTCGTCGCGGCCGAGTTCTCCCTGACCACGCTCGAGCGCAGCCAGGTCGACCACCACGCCTCCGAGGTCGGCGACCGGCGGGCCACGGCGGTCGCGAAGGCCCACCGCAACCTGTCCTTCGAGCTCTCCGGCGCGCAGCTCGGCATCACGATCACCACGCTGGTCACCGGCTACATGGCCCAGCCCGCGATCGCGACGCTGATCTCGCCGGTGCTCGAGGACGTCGGGCTGCCCGCGGGCGCGGCGACCGGGACGGCGGCGGTGATCGCGCTGATCCTCGCGACGGCGCTGTCGATGGTGTTCGGCGAGCTGGTGCCGAAGAACCTCGCGATCTCCGACCCGTTGCGGACGGCCCGCGCGGTGGCGGGGGTCCAGGCCGCGTTCTCGAAGGCCCTGGGGTGGTTCATCGGCGGGCTGAACGGGGCGGCGAACTGGATCGTGCGCCGGCTCGGGGTGGAGCCCGCCGAGGAGCTGCGCTCGGCCCGCTCCCCCCAGGAGCTCGGCTCGCTGGTCGCCACCAGCGCCGAGCAGGGCACGATCGACGAGGGCACCGCCGCGGTGCTCACCCGCACCCTGCGCGTGGGCGAGCGCCGGGCGGACGAGCTGATGACCCCGCGCGTGCGGGTGGAGACGCTGTCGACCGACGACACCGTCGACGACCTGCTCGCGGCCGCCGTCCGCACCGGCTACTCCCGGTTCCCGGTGGTCGACGGCGACCTCGACGACGTCCGCGGCGTGGTGCACGTCAAGCAGGCGTTCGCCGAGCCGCGCTCCCGCCGTGGCGGGCAGTTCCTGCGCAACCTCATGCGCACCGCGGTCACCGTGCCCGACTCGCTCGACGGCGACGAGCTGCTCGACCGGCTCCGCGGCACCGGCTTCCAGCTCGCCGTCGTGGTCGACGAGTACGGCGGGGCCGCAGGGATCGTCACGCTGGAGGACCTGGTCGAGGAGATCGTCGGCGACGTCCGCGACGAGCACGACCGCGGCGAGACCGCCCGGTTCCGCGAGACCGGCGACGACACCTGGATCGTCTCGGGCACCCTGCGCCCCGACGAGCTCGCCGAGGTGGCTGGCTGGTCGTTCCCCGACTCCGAGGTCTACGAGACCCTCGCGGGCTTCCTCCTCGCCGAACTGGGCCGCATCCCCTCGGTCGGCGACACCGTGACCCACGACGGCTGGCGGATGGACGTGACCCGCATGGACCGGCGCCGGATCGCGGACGTGCGGATCACGCGGCCGGCCGGGGCGGACACCGCCGCGGATCAGCGCGAGACGGCGGGGATCACACCGTGA
- the coaA gene encoding type I pantothenate kinase codes for MSGSPFVDFDRASWAALRDESGDLPLTAAELEELRSLGDPVDLDDVRDVYLPLSRLLDLHVRASAGLLEAYRTFLRQDEERTPFVIGIAGSVSVGKSTTARLLRLLLARWEDHPNVALVTTDGFLYPNAELERRGIMARKGFPESYDRRALLRFVSDIKAGKPEVPAPVYSHLVYDVLDEQRPVARPDILVLEGLNVLQPAPQTGERASALAVSDLIDFSIYVDAHPTDVRRWYIERFLALRETAFRDPASYFRRYAEMDETAARERASQIWDEINGPNLRENIAPTRSRAGLVLTKGPDHAVRRIRLRKL; via the coding sequence ATGAGCGGGTCCCCGTTCGTCGACTTCGACCGCGCCTCCTGGGCGGCCCTCCGGGACGAGTCCGGCGACCTCCCCCTGACGGCGGCCGAGCTGGAGGAGCTGCGCTCCCTCGGCGACCCGGTGGACCTCGACGACGTCCGCGACGTGTACCTGCCGCTCTCGCGGCTGCTCGACCTGCACGTACGCGCCAGCGCCGGCCTGCTCGAGGCCTACCGGACGTTCCTGCGCCAGGACGAGGAGCGCACGCCCTTCGTCATCGGGATCGCCGGGTCGGTGTCGGTGGGGAAGTCGACCACCGCCCGGCTGCTGCGCCTGCTCCTCGCCCGGTGGGAGGACCACCCGAACGTCGCGCTGGTGACCACCGACGGCTTCCTCTACCCGAACGCCGAGCTGGAGCGGCGCGGGATCATGGCGCGCAAGGGTTTCCCGGAGTCCTACGACCGGCGGGCCCTGCTGCGCTTCGTCTCGGACATCAAGGCCGGCAAGCCCGAGGTCCCGGCGCCGGTCTACTCGCACCTGGTCTACGACGTGCTCGACGAGCAGCGGCCGGTCGCGCGGCCGGACATCCTCGTGCTCGAGGGCCTCAACGTGCTCCAGCCCGCGCCGCAGACGGGGGAGCGGGCGAGCGCGCTCGCCGTCAGCGACCTCATCGACTTCTCGATCTACGTCGACGCACACCCCACCGACGTGCGCCGCTGGTACATCGAGCGGTTCCTCGCGCTGCGCGAGACGGCGTTCCGCGACCCGGCGTCGTACTTCCGTCGCTACGCCGAGATGGACGAGACCGCCGCGCGCGAGCGGGCCTCGCAGATCTGGGACGAGATCAACGGTCCGAACCTGCGGGAGAACATCGCGCCGACGCGGTCGCGGGCCGGACTCGTGCTCACCAAGGGTCCTGATCACGCCGTGCGACGGATTCGCCTGCGCAAACTCTGA
- a CDS encoding SDR family NAD(P)-dependent oxidoreductase, producing the protein MESLNGRRVLVVGASSGIGAAIATAAGAAGARLGLVARRRDRLAELADTLGDTAVVAEGDVTDPQSIGAAVHAVADGLGGIDDVVLAAGVMALGSVEETDPERWRTVLDVNVTGLLTAARAVLPHLGPGGTVVVISSMSGRRVASAAGGVYAASKHAAHAVAETLRLEVGPRGVRVSTVSPGFVATDLVAGQENAATFGERMHDEGLDPADVAAGVVHVLGLPPAVVVVEYAVQSVRQLGYRN; encoded by the coding sequence GTGGAGAGCCTCAACGGACGCCGGGTCCTCGTCGTCGGCGCCTCGTCCGGGATCGGTGCGGCCATCGCGACGGCGGCGGGCGCCGCCGGTGCCCGGCTCGGTCTCGTGGCCCGGCGTCGGGACCGGCTCGCGGAGCTGGCCGACACCCTCGGGGACACCGCCGTGGTCGCGGAGGGCGACGTCACCGACCCGCAGTCGATCGGCGCCGCGGTCCACGCGGTCGCCGACGGGCTCGGCGGGATCGACGACGTGGTGCTCGCCGCCGGGGTCATGGCGCTGGGATCGGTCGAGGAGACCGACCCGGAGCGCTGGCGGACCGTGCTCGACGTCAACGTGACCGGCCTGCTCACCGCGGCGCGGGCCGTGCTGCCCCACCTCGGGCCGGGCGGCACCGTCGTCGTGATCTCCTCGATGTCCGGACGACGGGTGGCCTCGGCCGCGGGCGGTGTCTACGCCGCGAGCAAGCACGCCGCGCACGCCGTGGCCGAGACGCTGCGCCTGGAGGTGGGTCCGCGCGGGGTGCGGGTCAGCACGGTCTCGCCCGGCTTCGTCGCCACCGACCTCGTGGCCGGGCAGGAGAACGCCGCGACGTTCGGCGAGCGGATGCACGACGAGGGCCTCGACCCCGCCGACGTCGCCGCCGGGGTGGTCCACGTGCTGGGTCTCCCACCGGCCGTGGTGGTCGTCGAGTACGCCGTGCAGTCGGTGCGGCAGCTGGGGTACCGGAATTGA
- a CDS encoding DUF2071 domain-containing protein: protein MIPEPVDATAPPFRGPTMMTQSWKDAAFLHWAVEPDEVAPFLPPGVHPDLHDGVTYVGLIPFRMVGAGISRGPSIPFFGTFLETNVRLYTVDERGRRGIVFRSLDADRLAVVLGAQAAFGLPYRWARMAFRHADGELTYRATTMVGGHRSVVRVRPGEPAEDDLTTFLTARWGLHERHLGVPLYVPNVHEPWPLRRAELTAFDDELVAAAGFPQLAGRAPDLVHWSPGVSVRFGVPGGRPSPAPAAPARPA, encoded by the coding sequence GTGATCCCCGAGCCGGTCGACGCCACGGCCCCGCCCTTCCGCGGGCCCACGATGATGACGCAGTCGTGGAAGGACGCCGCCTTCCTGCACTGGGCGGTGGAGCCCGACGAGGTGGCGCCGTTCCTGCCGCCCGGGGTCCACCCCGACCTCCACGACGGGGTCACCTACGTCGGCCTGATCCCGTTCCGGATGGTCGGCGCCGGGATCTCCCGGGGGCCGTCGATCCCGTTCTTCGGGACCTTCCTCGAGACCAACGTCCGGCTGTACACCGTCGACGAGCGGGGCCGGCGCGGCATCGTCTTCCGCTCGCTCGACGCCGACCGGCTCGCCGTCGTCCTCGGCGCGCAGGCGGCCTTCGGGCTGCCCTACCGGTGGGCGCGGATGGCGTTCCGGCACGCCGACGGCGAGCTGACCTACCGGGCCACGACGATGGTCGGCGGGCACCGCAGCGTCGTCCGGGTCCGGCCCGGCGAGCCGGCGGAGGACGACCTGACGACGTTCCTCACCGCCCGCTGGGGCCTGCACGAGCGGCACCTCGGGGTGCCGCTGTACGTGCCGAACGTCCACGAGCCCTGGCCGCTGCGCCGCGCCGAGCTCACCGCGTTCGACGACGAGCTGGTCGCGGCGGCCGGCTTCCCGCAGCTCGCGGGGCGGGCGCCGGACCTCGTGCACTGGTCGCCGGGCGTCTCGGTCCGCTTCGGGGTGCCGGGCGGGCGCCCGTCGCCGGCCCCCGCTGCCCCGGCCCGTCCCGCGTGA
- a CDS encoding NAD(P)/FAD-dependent oxidoreductase — MVEFAGGDTSGMVDSAQPQPDVLVVGGGISGIACARALTAAGVGVRVLERSGRVGGRLSSPPLHDRPVDLGAAYFTVSDDEFGEQVADWERRGLARPWTDTLQAYGADGSAESKPGPQRWAAPGGLRSLVADLAEGLTIETRREVAAVTPGPAVDGEPARAVVLAMPDPQAARLVDAPLAAAAAVAGQEWEPVIAVALGYAERSWAEIPAAFVNDHPVLSLIADDGSRRGDDAPVLVAHTTGDLARRHLDDPDAVVDEVVAAVGELLGLDAAPQWTHAHRWTFASPAQPHDTADDVPFLLGDDLVAVVGDGWGPPKVETAWRSGTLLGRTLAARLT; from the coding sequence ATGGTCGAGTTCGCCGGCGGGGACACGAGCGGCATGGTCGACAGCGCGCAGCCCCAGCCCGACGTCCTCGTCGTCGGCGGCGGGATCAGCGGGATCGCCTGCGCGCGGGCGCTCACCGCGGCCGGGGTCGGGGTCCGGGTGCTGGAGCGCAGCGGACGGGTCGGCGGGCGACTGTCCAGTCCGCCGTTGCACGACCGCCCCGTCGACCTCGGCGCCGCCTACTTCACGGTCTCCGACGACGAGTTCGGCGAGCAGGTCGCCGACTGGGAGCGCCGCGGGCTCGCCCGTCCGTGGACCGACACGCTGCAGGCCTACGGCGCGGACGGGTCGGCCGAGAGCAAGCCCGGGCCGCAGCGGTGGGCCGCGCCCGGTGGGCTCCGCTCGCTGGTCGCCGACCTCGCCGAGGGACTGACGATCGAGACCCGGCGGGAGGTCGCAGCCGTCACCCCCGGTCCCGCGGTGGACGGCGAGCCCGCCCGCGCGGTGGTGCTCGCGATGCCCGACCCGCAGGCCGCCCGACTCGTCGACGCCCCGCTCGCGGCCGCGGCGGCCGTCGCGGGGCAGGAGTGGGAGCCCGTGATCGCGGTCGCGCTCGGCTACGCGGAGCGCTCCTGGGCGGAGATCCCGGCCGCGTTCGTCAACGACCACCCGGTGCTCTCGCTCATCGCCGACGACGGGTCGCGCCGCGGCGACGACGCCCCGGTCCTCGTCGCCCACACCACCGGGGACCTGGCCCGACGGCACCTCGACGACCCGGACGCCGTGGTCGACGAGGTGGTCGCCGCGGTCGGGGAGCTCCTCGGCCTCGACGCCGCCCCGCAGTGGACGCACGCCCACCGCTGGACCTTCGCGAGCCCGGCGCAGCCGCACGACACCGCCGACGACGTCCCGTTCCTCCTCGGCGACGACCTGGTCGCGGTGGTCGGCGACGGCTGGGGCCCGCCGAAGGTGGAGACCGCCTGGCGGTCCGGCACGCTGCTCGGCCGCACGCTCGCGGCCCGCCT
- a CDS encoding DUF427 domain-containing protein, giving the protein MALTRFGGPLSRNLPETRTFTVEGPAHSLLLEPFRRRVRAVVDDVVVLDTVDGFLLFETGLGPQLYVPEADVRADLLSPSDTSTHCPFKGDATYQHLTVGDRTIADAVWSYPDPKPDAPWLAGLVALPMSAADRWLDEDVEVLGHLPDPYHRVDLRPTSRRVTVTAPDGTVVASTTAAVLLDETGLDVRFYLRPEDVQAELVASGTTTVCPYKGVSTYWTVQSGDTTVVDGAWSYETPLDESRGIAGRVSFSDDFTVTVEGPR; this is encoded by the coding sequence ATGGCCCTGACGCGCTTCGGCGGACCGTTGTCGAGGAACCTGCCCGAGACCCGCACGTTCACCGTGGAGGGGCCGGCGCACTCGCTGCTCCTCGAGCCCTTCCGCCGGCGCGTCCGGGCCGTGGTCGACGACGTCGTCGTGCTCGACACCGTCGACGGCTTCCTGCTGTTCGAGACCGGTCTGGGCCCGCAGCTCTACGTGCCCGAGGCCGACGTGCGCGCCGACCTGCTCTCCCCGAGCGACACCTCGACGCACTGCCCGTTCAAGGGCGACGCCACCTACCAGCACCTCACGGTCGGCGACCGCACGATCGCCGACGCGGTGTGGAGCTACCCCGACCCGAAGCCGGACGCCCCCTGGCTGGCCGGCCTCGTCGCACTGCCGATGAGCGCCGCCGACCGATGGCTCGACGAGGACGTCGAGGTCCTGGGCCACCTGCCCGACCCCTACCACCGCGTCGACCTGCGTCCGACGAGCCGGCGGGTCACCGTCACCGCCCCGGACGGCACCGTGGTCGCGTCGACGACCGCGGCCGTGCTGCTCGACGAGACCGGGCTCGACGTCCGGTTCTACCTCCGGCCGGAGGACGTGCAGGCCGAGCTCGTCGCGTCGGGCACCACCACGGTCTGCCCCTACAAGGGCGTGTCGACCTACTGGACGGTGCAGAGCGGTGACACCACCGTGGTCGACGGCGCGTGGTCCTACGAGACGCCGCTGGACGAGTCGCGCGGGATCGCGGGGCGGGTGTCGTTCTCGGACGACTTCACCGTGACGGTGGAGGGTCCTCGCTAG
- a CDS encoding DUF664 domain-containing protein, with amino-acid sequence MSIDEPQHAPDDDVVFRTPVRRLQPPQVADEREALEGWLDYFRAQVVLALDGLPHRALRRRVPESGASLVGIVRLVTDLERTWLVERWGERGGRTPYPFSYVDDTDAPFRFSELDDPAALVGAYQEVCEKGRDALAGAESLDDAVRDDRRGHIELRWILLHLITETARRAGQAQALREFLMASEDPPPSR; translated from the coding sequence GTGAGCATCGACGAGCCCCAGCACGCCCCCGACGACGACGTCGTGTTCCGGACGCCCGTGCGGCGCCTGCAGCCGCCGCAGGTCGCGGACGAGCGGGAGGCACTCGAGGGCTGGTTGGACTACTTCCGCGCGCAGGTCGTCCTGGCCCTCGACGGGCTGCCGCACCGGGCGCTGCGGCGCCGGGTGCCCGAGTCTGGAGCGTCGCTGGTCGGCATCGTGCGGCTGGTCACGGACCTGGAGCGCACCTGGCTGGTCGAGCGCTGGGGCGAGCGTGGCGGCCGGACGCCCTACCCCTTCAGCTACGTCGACGACACCGACGCGCCGTTCCGGTTCTCCGAGCTCGACGACCCGGCCGCACTCGTCGGTGCCTACCAGGAGGTGTGCGAGAAGGGCCGGGACGCGCTCGCGGGGGCCGAGTCGCTCGACGACGCCGTGCGCGACGATCGTCGCGGCCACATCGAGCTGCGCTGGATCCTGCTCCACCTCATCACCGAGACCGCCCGCCGTGCCGGACAGGCGCAGGCCCTCCGCGAGTTCCTGATGGCTAGCGAGGACCCTCCACCGTCACGGTGA